In Synergistaceae bacterium DZ-S4, the genomic window CCTTCCTCTTAGTCGATATGTTTCACCGCGTATGTTAATAACATGAGCGTGATGCAGCAGGCGGTCAAGCATTGCCGTAGCTATAACCGGATCACTCATCAACTCTCCCCAGCCAGCAAAGTGTTTGTTGCTGGTAAGAATTATGCTTCCTGTCTCATACCGTGAAGATACTATCCTAAATAGTATTTCTGCCGCCTGCCTGTCAAGCTGCATATATCCTACCTCATCAATCACAAGTATGTCGGGACGAAGGAAGGTTTTTAATTTACGTTCCAGCTTGTCAGCCATGATCACTTTTTTCATATCGGCGATCAGTCTGGGCAACGTAGTATAGTAAACAGTCATGCCCCCTCGCAGGGCCTCTATGGACAGAGCTACGGACAGATGTGTTTTACCAACGCCCGGTGGCCCTAAAAGTATCACGTTCTCTTTCCGTGCAGCGAATGCGAGCGTCGACAGTTCTTTTATCTGTCTGGGATCTATGCTCGGCTGGAATGAGAAGTCAAACTCCTGTATTGTCTTGTGGTGAGGCAGTCTGGATAGCTTTATCCTTGTCTCCTCACTTCGCCTTTTTCTCTCCTCTTTTTCACAATTCAGCAGCCCCGTAAGAAACGTGAGATATGTAGTCTCCTCTTTGACCGCCGTTTCCAGGTGAGCATCCAGAAGATCTGCGGCTGTCTTGATGCCCATTTCCAAAAGCAGTTCTCTGGCCTGTTCAAGCTCCAGCATTTACATTACCCCCGCCGCCTGGTCATAA contains:
- the istB gene encoding IS21-like element helper ATPase IstB; translated protein: MLELEQARELLLEMGIKTAADLLDAHLETAVKEETTYLTFLTGLLNCEKEERKRRSEETRIKLSRLPHHKTIQEFDFSFQPSIDPRQIKELSTLAFAARKENVILLGPPGVGKTHLSVALSIEALRGGMTVYYTTLPRLIADMKKVIMADKLERKLKTFLRPDILVIDEVGYMQLDRQAAEILFRIVSSRYETGSIILTSNKHFAGWGELMSDPVIATAMLDRLLHHAHVINIRGETYRLRGR